The following are from one region of the Calypte anna isolate BGI_N300 chromosome 13, bCalAnn1_v1.p, whole genome shotgun sequence genome:
- the LOC103539143 gene encoding hepatitis A virus cellular receptor 1 homolog isoform X2 has protein sequence MKKSFIECGGPKGDQECCCSSSYTMSSYFSMKWILLLLCTGPTVLGSHVKGEVGQNITVPCSYSVKLKQDITSMCWGCGSCPVSKCDQTILWTDGWKVTEQHNSRYMLKGDLLRGDVSLTILNAQEADSGIYCCRVEIWGWFNDQTSNHKVVIEKAPGSTSNSTFTITRTWPLISASEAPRTTSGPCSSTSDCLDVTSNLQNMSVSLSSQQHSENWLYIGSGLCGGLLAILILALFLTRRSLHNTKKMGNPANFIAFWRSEGTGNHSALEDEIHAEENIYIIH, from the exons atgaagaaaagttttattgAATGTGGTGGCCCCAAGGGTGACCAGGAGTGTTGCTGCTCATCCTCATATACAATGTCATCTTATTTCTCCATGAAATGGATTCTTCTGCTCTTGTGTACAG GCCCCACTGTTTTGGGATCCCATGTGAAGGGAGAGGTTGGTCAGAATATCACTGTGCCATGCTCTTACAGTGTTAAGCTTAAACAAGACATCACATCAATGTGCTGGGGTTGTGGCAGCTGCCCTGTTTCTAAATGTGATCAGACCATTCTCTGGACAGATGGCTGGAAGGTGACAGAGCAGCACAACAGCAGGTATATGTTGAAAGGGGACCTGCTGAGGGGTGACGTGTCCCTCACGATCCTGAATGCCCAGGAAGCAGACAGCGGGATTTACTGCTGCCGTGTGGAGATCTGGGGGTGGTTCAATGATCAGACAAGTAATCACAAGGTTGTCATAGAGAAAG CTCCTGGGAGCACCAGCAATTCAACCTTTACCATCACAAGAACATGGCCATtgatttctgcttcagaagCTCCTCGTACT ACCTCTGGTCCCTGCTCAAGCACCTCAGATTGCTTGGATGTAACCTCAAACCTGCAG AACATGTCTGTATCACTTTCCAGTCAGCAGCATTCAGAAAACTGGCTGTACATTGGGAGTGGTTTATGTGGGGGACTTCTAGCCATCCTTATTTTGGCTCTGTTCCTCACTAGAA GATCGTTACACAATACGAAGAAGATGGGTAACCCTGCAAA TTTCATTGCATTTTGGAGGTCAGAAGGTACAGGGAACCATAGTGCCTTGGAAGATGAGATCCatgcagaggaaaacatttaTATAATACACTAA
- the LOC103539143 gene encoding hepatitis A virus cellular receptor 1 homolog isoform X1, producing the protein MKKSFIECGGPKGDQECCCSSSYTMSSYFSMKWILLLLCTGPTVLGSHVKGEVGQNITVPCSYSVKLKQDITSMCWGCGSCPVSKCDQTILWTDGWKVTEQHNSRYMLKGDLLRGDVSLTILNAQEADSGIYCCRVEIWGWFNDQTSNHKVVIEKARISTASPHTYTSEQTSAPGSTSNSTFTITRTWPLISASEAPRTTSGPCSSTSDCLDVTSNLQNMSVSLSSQQHSENWLYIGSGLCGGLLAILILALFLTRRSLHNTKKMGNPANFIAFWRSEGTGNHSALEDEIHAEENIYIIH; encoded by the exons atgaagaaaagttttattgAATGTGGTGGCCCCAAGGGTGACCAGGAGTGTTGCTGCTCATCCTCATATACAATGTCATCTTATTTCTCCATGAAATGGATTCTTCTGCTCTTGTGTACAG GCCCCACTGTTTTGGGATCCCATGTGAAGGGAGAGGTTGGTCAGAATATCACTGTGCCATGCTCTTACAGTGTTAAGCTTAAACAAGACATCACATCAATGTGCTGGGGTTGTGGCAGCTGCCCTGTTTCTAAATGTGATCAGACCATTCTCTGGACAGATGGCTGGAAGGTGACAGAGCAGCACAACAGCAGGTATATGTTGAAAGGGGACCTGCTGAGGGGTGACGTGTCCCTCACGATCCTGAATGCCCAGGAAGCAGACAGCGGGATTTACTGCTGCCGTGTGGAGATCTGGGGGTGGTTCAATGATCAGACAAGTAATCACAAGGTTGTCATAGAGAAAG CTAGGATCTCTACTGCAAGTCCTCACACTTACACCTCTGAACAGACCTCAG CTCCTGGGAGCACCAGCAATTCAACCTTTACCATCACAAGAACATGGCCATtgatttctgcttcagaagCTCCTCGTACT ACCTCTGGTCCCTGCTCAAGCACCTCAGATTGCTTGGATGTAACCTCAAACCTGCAG AACATGTCTGTATCACTTTCCAGTCAGCAGCATTCAGAAAACTGGCTGTACATTGGGAGTGGTTTATGTGGGGGACTTCTAGCCATCCTTATTTTGGCTCTGTTCCTCACTAGAA GATCGTTACACAATACGAAGAAGATGGGTAACCCTGCAAA TTTCATTGCATTTTGGAGGTCAGAAGGTACAGGGAACCATAGTGCCTTGGAAGATGAGATCCatgcagaggaaaacatttaTATAATACACTAA
- the MED7 gene encoding mediator of RNA polymerase II transcription subunit 7 yields MGEPQQVSALPPPPMQYIKEYTDENIRKGLAPKPPPPVKDSYMMFGNQFQCDDLIIRPLESQGIERLHPMQFDHKKELRKLNMSILVNFLDLLDILIRSPGSIKREEKLEDLKLLFVHVHHLINEYRPHQARETLRVMMEVQKRQRLETAERFQKHLERVVEMIQNCLASLPDDLPHSEGGLRVKVEAMDTDDGSNCIGQSEKQRERSSSNRDQVLDKDAAMCSIIDEMT; encoded by the coding sequence ATGGGTGAGCCTCAGCAAGTGAGTGCCCTTCCTCCACCCCCAATGCAATATATAAAAGAATATACGGATGAAAATATTCGTAAAGGCCTGGCACCGAAGCCACCTCCCCCCGTGAAAGACAGCTACATGATGTTTGGTAATCAGTTTCAGTGTGATGATCTGATCATTCGCCCCTTGGAGAGCCAGGGTATTGAACGGTTACATCCAATGCAGTTTGATCACAAGAAGGAATTGAGAAAACTGAATATGTCTATCCTGGTCAACTTTTTGGACCTCTTGGATATTTTGATAAGGAGTCCAGGCAGTATAAAGCGAGAGGAGAAACTGGAAGACTTGAAACTGCTTTTTGTTCATGTCCACCATCTTATAAATGAGTATCGCCCTCATCAAGCGAGGGAGACTCTGAGGGTCATGATGGAGGTGCAGAAACGTCAGCGTTTGGAAACAGCAGAACGATTTCAGAAGCACTTGGAGCGAGTTGTAGAGATGATTCAGAACTGCTTGGCATCCTTGCCTGATGATCTGCCTCATTCAGAAGGGGGATTGAGAGTGAAAGTGGAAGCAATGGATACTGATGATGGTAGCAACTGTATAGGGCAGAGCGAAAAGCAGAGAGAGCGTTCCAGTAGCAACAGAGATCAGGTCTTAGACAAAGATGCAGCTATGTGTAGCATTATTGATGAAATGACatga